The genomic DNA GCGGCTTCGACGATGCGGTGCACGAGCTCCGCCGAATACGCGGTGGCAAGGTCAGGGAGCGCGAGGGCGATGATCCCTGATCGCCCCTTGCGCAGTCCTCGGGCGCTCAGATTCGGGACGAAGTCGAGCTCCGCCATTGCCGCCTCGACGCGGGCCTTGGTCTCGTCGCGGACGGCCACAGTGCCGGTGACGACATTGGAGACGGTCTTCGGCGAGACGCCGGCGAGGGCAGCGACGTCCTTCATCGTGGCCCGCGGCGGCGGCATCGCTGTCATCCGGTCAGCCTAACGGGGAGCCTGGGCGATCGCGGAGTACAACGATGTAGTTCGATCGCTATCCTGACACGATGAGCATTGAGCGCAACTGGGCGGGCAACCTCGAGTATCGAGCCGCTGGAGTGTCACACCCGGAGTCGGTCGATGAGCTGCGCGCGCTGATCGCGACCGGTGGCCAGACCCGGATTCTCGGCACGCGTCACTGCTTCAACGACATCGCTGACACGGCGGGCGCGCTGATCGCGCTGGATCGGATGCCGGCGACGTACGAGGTCGGCGCAGCACGGGACTCGGTCCGGGTCGCGGGTGCGCTCCGTTACGGCGACATCGCATCACGACTCGAAGACGAGGGGCTCGCGCTGGCGAACCTCGCCTCGTTGCCGCACATCTCGGTCGCCGGTGCGGTCGCCACCGGTACCCACGGATCCGGTGACGGGATCGGCGCGCTGTCCACTGCCGTGCGCGGCCTCAGCATCATGACCGCATCCGGCGATATCCGCACGCTCGCGCGCGGCGATGAGGGTTTCGACGGGGCGGTCGTGAGCCTCGGCGCTCTCGGCGCGGTGCTCGAGGTCACGCTCGACGTCGAGCCGACCTACCAGATCGCTCAGCACGTCTTCGAGCATCCCTCATGGGACGCGATCCTCGCCGACCTGGGCGCGGTCACCGGCGCCGGAACCAGCGTCAGCATCTTCTCGACGTGGCAGCAGACGGACGTCGCCGACCAGATCTGGATCAAGCAGCGGGTCGCGGCCACCCGGGCGGATGCTCGAGCCGGGCAGTCGCAGCGCGACGACCTCGCCGCTCGTCTCGGCGCGGCGGCCGCCGAGGGCAAGCGGCACCCGATCCTCGGCGTCGATCCGGAGGCGTGCACCGAGCAGGGCGGCGTCGCCGGTGCCTGGTTCCAGCGGCTGCCGCACTTCAAGCTCGAGTTCACGCCCTCCGCCGGAGCAGAGATTCAGAGCGAGTACCTGGTGCCGCGGACCGACGCCGTCGCGGCGATCGAGGCGGTCCGCTCGCTCGCCGACCGGATCGCGCCGCTGCTGCTGGTGAACGAGATCCGCACGGTCAAGGCGGACGAACTCTGGCTGAGCTCCTCCTCCGGAACGGATGCCGTGGGCCTGCACTTCACGTGGAAGCCCGATGAGGCCGCCGTCCGGGAGTTCCTCCCGACCCTCGAGGCGGCGCTGCCGGCATCCGCTCGCCCGCACTGGGGAAAGGTGTTCACCCTCGACGGCGCCGCGGTGCGTGCCCGCTACCCGCGCTGGGACGACTTCGCCGCGCTCGCCGCGTCGTGCGACCCCGAGCGTCGGTTCGTGAACGAGTACCTGGAGCGCCTCGGTCTCTGAGTCCGGGGCCCCGGACGGACGACGACCCGCCTCGGGTCAGGTGAGCCCGTCCGCAGCAGCGCCCCAGGCGACCAGGGCCTGGCGGACATCGTCGCGCGGCTCGTCGGAGACCGCCTGCGCATACGCCTGCTCCAGAACCTCGGCGATCGCGACGCGCGTCCCCGACTCGGCGGAGCGGACGGCGGCCTCCACCATCGCGAGGCTCAGAACGTTCGCGTGCACCTCTCCCGACGGTACGCGGCCGTCGCGTAGGGCGCCGACGAACTCCACGAGGGACCCGGCGATCTCCGCGGGCACGGTGGCCATCGCCGTCGGCGTCTCGATCGCCGCTGGCACGCCGTTCTGCGGGGCGAGCTGGCGCTGCGGCGCCGTATCGCCGTCCCAGGCGGCCGAACCGTGCTCACCGTTGACCCGCCACATGCCGTTCCACGACGTCTCCAGTCCGTCGGCGCACCAGCTGCCGGTGTACGTGTAGCGCACGCCTCCCTCGAACTCGAAGACCGCGGTGGCCGCGGCGTCGGCCGCGTACCAGCTCCACGGCGGGTTGAACTCCTCGCAGTAGACCGAGACCGGGTCGCTGCCGAGGAGGAAGCGCGCGGCGTCGAAGGCGTGGATGGCCATGTCGACGAGCAGCACGTGCGGCATCTCGTCGCGGAAACCACCGAAATGCGGCGCCTTGAAGAACTCGGTCGTCGCGGATCCGAGCCTTCCCAGGGACGCGATCTGCTCACGGAACGCGGCGATCGAGGCGTAGTACCGCCGTGACTGGCTGGTCATGAGCAGTTGTCCACTGGCCTCGGCCGTCGCCGCGAGCGAGAGCGCCTGCGCGACCGTCGGCGCGATCGGCTTCTCGCAGAGCACCGGCAGTCCGGCGAACAGCGCCTCCGTGTTCACCGGGTGGTGGGCCACGGGAACGGTCACGTTCACGACGGCGTCGGCACCGGTCGCCCTGGCGACCTCCGAGACGCTGGTCCCGACGAGCACGCCGCCCTCGCCCGGCTGCAGCCCGGCGTCAGAGACGGCTGTTTCGGCGAGCGCGGTATCGAGGTCGACGACGCCGACGAGCTCGGTGGCCGGATTCGCGAGGATGGTCCCCAACCACGCGCGGCCCATTCCTCCGGCCCCGACGAGCACGATTCGGACGGGAGCTGCCGAGTCCGCGAGCGTGGCGAAGTCTCCGTTCAGCGGTGCACTCATCGGACGAGGGCTCCCTGGTAACCGCGGCCGTTGTAGAAGTCTTCGGTCTCATAGCGCAGCAACACGGGCACGGCCCGCTCCGGGCGCAGGGTCACGGCCCAGCGGACGCCGTTCGCGAGCACGCGGCGCACGTGCTCGTGGTGGTAGACGGGGTAGTCCTGATCGCCGGGCGAGAAGAAGAAGATCTTCCCGAAGCCGCGCTTGTAGGTCATGCCGGAGCGGAAGACCTCACCGCCGGTGAAGGTCGAGAGGAAGATCAGTTCGTCCGGCGCCGGGACGTCGAAGAACTCGCCGTACATCTCCTGCGCGGGGATGATGAACGGGTGCGGGATGCCCTGTGCGATCGGGTGGGTGGGATCGACCGTCCAGACGATCTCACGGTCTTCTTCGGAACGCCACCGCAGCGTGCAGCTGGTGCCCATGAGCGTGCCGAAGATCTTCGACCAGTGGCCCGAGTGCAGGACGAGCAGGCCCATGCCGGCGAGCACATGCTGATGCACGCGCTCGACGACCTCGTCGGAGACCTCGTGGTGCGCGGCATGCCCCCACCAGACGAGCACGTCGGTCGCGGCGAGGACCTCCTCGGTCAGGCCGTGTTCCGGCTCGTCGAGGGTCGTCGTGGTGACGATCGCCTCGGCGCCGAGATACTCCTCGATGCCCTCCTTGATCGTGGTGTGCATGCCGTCCGGATAGATCGCACGGACCTTCTCCTCCAGCTGCTCGTGGCGGTTCTCGCCCCAGACGAGGACCCGGATGGGGGTGGCTCGGGTGTCGGACATGGTCGTGCTCCTTCGGGGATGTGTCGGGTGGTCTGGTGTGTTCGAGGTCATTTCACGGCACCGCCGGTGGCGCCGGCCGCGATGAACCGTTGGGCGATGACGAGCAGCAGGATGGCGGGCAGTGATGACAGCACGGCGGTCGCCATGACGGCGCTCCAGTTCGAGACCTGCGAGCCGAGGTACTGGTAGATGCCGAGCGTCACCGGTCGCACGTCCTCGGTGGTGGTGAGGGTGAGGGCGAAGAGGAAGTCGCTCCACGAGAACAGGAAGGCGAACAGGCCGGCCGTGATCAGCGCGTTGCGGCTCACCGGTACGACGATCGAGACGAACGCGCGGACCAGGCCGGCTCCGTCCACTCGTGCGGCCTCGACGATGGATGGCGGGATGGTCTGCATCGACGCCCGCAGGATGAGGATCGCGAAGGGGATCGCGTGCGAGGCGTCGGCGAGGATGAGCCCGGGGATGGAGTTCAGCATGCCGAGATCGTTGTAGGCCGAGTAGAGGGCGTTCGCGATCACGATGCCAGGGATCATCTGTGCGATCAGGATGACGAGCAGAGCGATGCTGATCCACCGGAAGCGGAACTGCGCGAGTGCATAGGCGGCCGGGGCGGCGATCGCGAGGGTCAGCACGACGGTCCCGAGGGAGATCGCGAGGCTCGTGAGGAGGTGGCCGCCCTGGTCGGCGAACGCCTTCTCGTAGCCGGCGAAGCTGGGGTTGACGGGGAAGAAGTCGCCCGTGAGCGTGTTCCCCGACGGTTGCAGCGAGGCGTTCACCATCCAGTAGACGGGGAAGAGCATGATCGCGAGGATCACGATGCCGATGAACGTGTAGCCCAGGTGCCGCCGCGGGCCGGGTCGCCTGCGTGCGCCGGCCGGATCGAACGGCCGACGCCGCTGGGCCCCGCCGGTGACGATGCTGGTCGTGGTCATGGTCGGTCCTTACTCGTCGACGGCGCGGCGGTTGGCGCGCAGGTACACGATGGCGAAGAGCAGCGAGATGACGATCAGGATGTTGCTGAACGCCGCCCCGACACCGAACTCGAAGTTCACGAACGACTCCTGGTAGCTCCGGACCGCGAGGGTCTGGGTCGCGTTCGCCGGCCCGCCGTT from Microbacterium sp. LWO13-1.2 includes the following:
- a CDS encoding D-arabinono-1,4-lactone oxidase, which translates into the protein MSIERNWAGNLEYRAAGVSHPESVDELRALIATGGQTRILGTRHCFNDIADTAGALIALDRMPATYEVGAARDSVRVAGALRYGDIASRLEDEGLALANLASLPHISVAGAVATGTHGSGDGIGALSTAVRGLSIMTASGDIRTLARGDEGFDGAVVSLGALGAVLEVTLDVEPTYQIAQHVFEHPSWDAILADLGAVTGAGTSVSIFSTWQQTDVADQIWIKQRVAATRADARAGQSQRDDLAARLGAAAAEGKRHPILGVDPEACTEQGGVAGAWFQRLPHFKLEFTPSAGAEIQSEYLVPRTDAVAAIEAVRSLADRIAPLLLVNEIRTVKADELWLSSSSGTDAVGLHFTWKPDEAAVREFLPTLEAALPASARPHWGKVFTLDGAAVRARYPRWDDFAALAASCDPERRFVNEYLERLGL
- a CDS encoding Gfo/Idh/MocA family oxidoreductase; its protein translation is MSAPLNGDFATLADSAAPVRIVLVGAGGMGRAWLGTILANPATELVGVVDLDTALAETAVSDAGLQPGEGGVLVGTSVSEVARATGADAVVNVTVPVAHHPVNTEALFAGLPVLCEKPIAPTVAQALSLAATAEASGQLLMTSQSRRYYASIAAFREQIASLGRLGSATTEFFKAPHFGGFRDEMPHVLLVDMAIHAFDAARFLLGSDPVSVYCEEFNPPWSWYAADAAATAVFEFEGGVRYTYTGSWCADGLETSWNGMWRVNGEHGSAAWDGDTAPQRQLAPQNGVPAAIETPTAMATVPAEIAGSLVEFVGALRDGRVPSGEVHANVLSLAMVEAAVRSAESGTRVAIAEVLEQAYAQAVSDEPRDDVRQALVAWGAAADGLT
- a CDS encoding ThuA domain-containing protein yields the protein MSDTRATPIRVLVWGENRHEQLEEKVRAIYPDGMHTTIKEGIEEYLGAEAIVTTTTLDEPEHGLTEEVLAATDVLVWWGHAAHHEVSDEVVERVHQHVLAGMGLLVLHSGHWSKIFGTLMGTSCTLRWRSEEDREIVWTVDPTHPIAQGIPHPFIIPAQEMYGEFFDVPAPDELIFLSTFTGGEVFRSGMTYKRGFGKIFFFSPGDQDYPVYHHEHVRRVLANGVRWAVTLRPERAVPVLLRYETEDFYNGRGYQGALVR
- a CDS encoding carbohydrate ABC transporter permease, with the protein product MTTTSIVTGGAQRRRPFDPAGARRRPGPRRHLGYTFIGIVILAIMLFPVYWMVNASLQPSGNTLTGDFFPVNPSFAGYEKAFADQGGHLLTSLAISLGTVVLTLAIAAPAAYALAQFRFRWISIALLVILIAQMIPGIVIANALYSAYNDLGMLNSIPGLILADASHAIPFAILILRASMQTIPPSIVEAARVDGAGLVRAFVSIVVPVSRNALITAGLFAFLFSWSDFLFALTLTTTEDVRPVTLGIYQYLGSQVSNWSAVMATAVLSSLPAILLLVIAQRFIAAGATGGAVK